Proteins co-encoded in one Rhodococcus sp. PAMC28707 genomic window:
- a CDS encoding SDR family oxidoreductase, with translation MTGKTRKKILITGASSGLGEEMARRFAATGRDLALCARRVDRLDALREELIAANPGIKVAVRVLDVTDHEAVVRVFGELRNELSGLDRVIVNAGLGKGAKIGSGRADANLATARTNFVGALSQSEAALEIFRAQKYGHLVLVSSISADRGLPGAKAVYSASKAGVAALGEALATELAKTDIVVTTLLPGFIATDMSSKAGDNSALTATLDEGVSAMVDAIEKETRRAALPGLKWQGIDIALRFLPNKISNRLV, from the coding sequence ATGACAGGGAAGACGAGGAAGAAGATCCTGATCACCGGTGCCAGTTCGGGGCTAGGTGAGGAGATGGCCCGGCGGTTCGCAGCCACCGGCAGAGATCTCGCACTGTGCGCGCGCCGAGTCGACAGACTTGACGCGTTGCGCGAGGAACTCATCGCCGCCAACCCCGGAATCAAGGTTGCCGTTCGTGTACTCGACGTCACCGATCACGAGGCCGTCGTCCGCGTATTCGGCGAGTTGAGGAACGAACTTTCAGGTCTCGACCGCGTCATCGTCAATGCCGGTCTCGGTAAAGGCGCGAAGATTGGATCAGGACGCGCGGACGCCAACCTCGCAACCGCACGCACCAACTTCGTCGGTGCACTGTCGCAGTCCGAGGCCGCCCTCGAAATCTTTCGCGCACAGAAGTACGGTCATCTCGTACTCGTCTCGTCCATCAGCGCGGACCGCGGTCTTCCCGGTGCGAAGGCCGTGTACTCGGCAAGCAAGGCCGGAGTTGCCGCCCTCGGTGAAGCGTTGGCCACCGAACTCGCCAAGACGGACATCGTCGTCACGACGCTCTTGCCCGGATTCATTGCCACGGACATGTCCTCGAAGGCCGGCGACAACTCCGCTCTGACAGCAACTCTCGACGAGGGTGTCAGCGCGATGGTCGACGCTATCGAGAAAGAAACACGTCGCGCTGCGTTGCCCGGGCTGAAGTGGCAGGGCATCGATATCGCTCTGCGCTTCCTGCCGAACAAGATTTCCAACCGATTGGTGTGA
- a CDS encoding NAD(P)/FAD-dependent oxidoreductase: MTEKSTDEFDVIVIGGGPVGENAASYAIAGSDRTAVIVEHELVGGECSYWACMPSKALLRSGEVFDTARNMPGVEELIGDRSLDVEAVLARRETFTHSLDDSSQVEWAESAGISIIRGSGRLTGTKTVDVGGRTLTARHAVVLATGTTASVPNTPGLRDALPWISRDATNMHEVPSRVAIIGGGVVACESATWLLSFGAEVTMIVRGSALLASGEPFASDLVADALRARGAKIRFDAELTSVSRPDARATGVGKIHGGVVELTVDGERITADEILVAAGRRPASGNLGLSVVGMADGKYVDTDDHLSVAGTEWLYAAGDINGRAPLTHMGKYQARIAGDVIAARAEGKPLHGRRFAATADHGQIPQVIFTALEVASVGQTEKRAREAGIDVEILGVDIAVAGSSLQQDDYCGHAQLVVDKAADVIVGATFVGAGVGELIHAATVAVVGKVTLDDLWHAVPSYPTVSEVWLRLLESLRE, translated from the coding sequence ATGACCGAAAAGAGCACTGACGAGTTCGATGTCATCGTGATCGGCGGCGGGCCGGTCGGTGAGAACGCAGCAAGTTATGCCATCGCCGGCAGTGATCGCACCGCAGTCATCGTCGAGCACGAACTCGTCGGCGGCGAGTGCTCGTACTGGGCCTGCATGCCCAGCAAAGCGCTGCTGCGTTCCGGCGAGGTCTTCGACACTGCCCGAAACATGCCGGGCGTCGAAGAGTTGATCGGTGACCGATCCCTCGACGTGGAGGCCGTGCTGGCGCGTCGGGAAACGTTCACTCACTCTCTCGACGATTCTTCCCAGGTCGAATGGGCCGAATCCGCTGGAATCTCGATCATCCGCGGAAGCGGCCGCCTTACCGGCACCAAGACGGTCGACGTCGGTGGTCGGACGCTGACGGCCCGACACGCTGTCGTTCTCGCGACGGGAACTACGGCATCGGTCCCGAATACCCCCGGGCTGCGCGACGCGTTACCGTGGATATCTCGCGACGCCACCAACATGCACGAGGTTCCCTCCCGAGTTGCCATCATCGGTGGCGGTGTCGTGGCATGCGAGAGCGCTACGTGGCTACTGTCCTTCGGCGCCGAGGTGACCATGATCGTCCGCGGGTCGGCCCTGCTTGCGTCCGGCGAGCCGTTTGCCAGTGACCTCGTGGCCGACGCACTTCGTGCGCGAGGCGCGAAGATTCGCTTCGATGCGGAGTTGACGAGCGTGTCGCGTCCCGATGCGCGGGCCACCGGTGTCGGCAAGATCCACGGCGGAGTAGTCGAATTGACGGTCGACGGCGAGAGAATCACCGCGGACGAGATTCTCGTCGCGGCGGGACGGCGCCCGGCAAGTGGAAACCTCGGGCTCTCCGTCGTCGGGATGGCGGATGGCAAGTACGTTGACACCGATGACCACCTGTCCGTCGCAGGCACAGAGTGGCTGTATGCCGCCGGGGATATCAATGGGCGCGCACCACTGACACATATGGGCAAGTACCAAGCCAGGATCGCCGGTGATGTCATTGCTGCACGAGCCGAAGGTAAACCGTTGCACGGCAGGAGGTTCGCTGCCACCGCCGATCACGGGCAGATCCCGCAGGTGATCTTCACTGCGCTCGAGGTCGCTTCGGTCGGGCAGACCGAGAAGCGGGCCCGCGAGGCGGGCATCGACGTCGAGATTCTGGGCGTGGACATCGCCGTCGCCGGGTCTTCGCTGCAGCAGGACGACTATTGCGGTCATGCACAGTTGGTGGTCGACAAGGCGGCCGACGTCATCGTCGGCGCAACCTTCGTCGGGGCAGGTGTGGGCGAATTGATCCATGCGGCAACCGTTGCCGTTGTCGGCAAGGTGACGCTGGACGACCTGTGGCATGCGGTCCCGTCCTACCCGACCGTCAGTGAGGTGTGGCTGCGGTTGCTCGAATCGCTCCGCGAGTAG
- a CDS encoding APC family permease — MNDRRTLTTGRVVFLVVAAAAPMAAMIGNVPLALIRGNGAGLPAAFAVSGIVLLCFSVGFAAMSQQVINTGAFYTYVGLALGKPPGVAAAYVAVVAYTSLACGLAAAFGYFTHLVVLDSGLDVPWWVFTAVAVVIVACLGFRNADLSAKVLGTLMVAEFAFLTVFNVLVVGQKGTAALPLASFTPSQVFSGSLGIAMMFAFSSFIGFESAALYGEETKDPQRSIPRATYIAVSTIAVFYVLTSWIIVGAAGGVDAPVMAQTELGNLLFTLAREYGGTILYDGTAVLLCTSVLASYLAVHNAASRYLFALGRERVLPEVLGRFHAVHFSPHVGSVTVTAVSTFVLVVFAVVGADPYLVVAAGSIGLGTLGIIALQAAAALSVVVFFWTRPDRSMVRTVIAPGIGFLGLTTGLILAGTHYSTLTGSDSVVVNAIPVVLILVAIAGVLVALRIRSRDAEAYAGIAAASLR; from the coding sequence ATGAACGATCGGCGCACACTCACCACCGGTCGCGTGGTGTTCCTCGTAGTCGCAGCAGCAGCGCCGATGGCAGCCATGATCGGTAACGTTCCGCTGGCGCTCATTCGAGGTAACGGTGCGGGCCTGCCTGCCGCATTCGCAGTGAGCGGCATTGTGCTGCTGTGTTTCTCGGTCGGGTTCGCGGCGATGAGCCAGCAAGTGATCAACACGGGCGCGTTCTATACCTATGTAGGGCTTGCGCTCGGTAAACCGCCGGGTGTCGCAGCCGCGTACGTCGCGGTGGTCGCGTACACCTCGCTCGCTTGCGGACTGGCCGCAGCATTCGGATACTTCACCCACCTCGTGGTCCTCGATTCCGGCCTCGACGTGCCCTGGTGGGTCTTCACCGCCGTCGCCGTCGTCATCGTCGCGTGCCTCGGGTTTCGTAACGCCGATCTGTCGGCAAAGGTGCTCGGCACCTTGATGGTGGCCGAGTTCGCATTTCTGACGGTCTTCAATGTGCTGGTCGTTGGGCAGAAGGGTACGGCCGCCCTTCCCCTCGCGTCGTTCACGCCATCTCAGGTGTTCTCCGGATCGCTCGGGATCGCAATGATGTTCGCGTTCTCCAGTTTCATCGGTTTCGAGTCCGCGGCGCTGTACGGGGAGGAAACGAAGGATCCCCAACGCAGCATTCCGCGGGCAACGTACATCGCGGTGTCGACAATCGCCGTGTTCTACGTGCTCACCAGTTGGATCATCGTCGGCGCCGCGGGAGGAGTCGATGCGCCGGTGATGGCGCAGACCGAACTGGGGAACCTCCTGTTCACCCTGGCCAGGGAGTACGGCGGAACGATCCTCTACGACGGCACTGCAGTGCTGCTGTGTACCAGCGTCCTGGCGTCGTATCTGGCGGTACACAATGCCGCGAGTCGATACCTTTTTGCTCTCGGTCGTGAACGAGTACTACCAGAGGTTCTGGGGCGGTTCCATGCCGTACATTTCAGCCCGCACGTCGGCAGCGTGACGGTGACAGCTGTCAGTACCTTCGTACTTGTCGTATTCGCGGTCGTGGGCGCTGATCCGTATCTGGTGGTGGCAGCGGGCTCAATCGGTCTCGGCACATTGGGAATCATTGCCTTACAGGCGGCAGCAGCATTGTCGGTCGTGGTGTTCTTCTGGACGCGTCCGGACCGGTCGATGGTGCGCACGGTCATCGCTCCGGGGATCGGGTTCCTCGGCTTGACGACGGGATTGATTCTGGCTGGAACCCATTACAGCACCCTGACCGGATCCGATTCCGTTGTCGTCAACGCCATCCCGGTTGTCCTGATTCTGGTCGCGATCGCCGGTGTCCTCGTCGCGCTGAGAATCCGGAGTCGAGACGCAGAGGCCTATGCGGGTATTGCGGCCGCCTCGTTGCGCTGA
- a CDS encoding TMEM175 family protein has product MQPQRGLERLVDLSDAVVAIAATLLVLPLVEIAGPDSGSSTWEVITSHRVDLFAFVLSFAVIFVLWTTHHRVFRDVTGYTTNLALANFFWLLSIVFLPFPTKLIAEKNGFDAGATATYVGTIAVSMMAIFALQVVIAHTPGITRLVPEHGLRTATIGLVLVLIAFGLAFTPVGLWSLTVLALTVPIDRFVDRRTAKAEE; this is encoded by the coding sequence ATGCAACCACAACGCGGTCTCGAACGGCTCGTCGATTTGAGCGACGCGGTGGTTGCGATCGCCGCGACGCTGCTCGTCCTACCCCTGGTGGAGATCGCCGGCCCGGACTCCGGCAGTTCGACATGGGAGGTCATCACCAGCCACCGCGTCGACCTCTTCGCATTCGTTCTCAGTTTCGCGGTGATCTTCGTGCTGTGGACGACGCACCATCGAGTATTCCGCGACGTCACCGGCTATACGACGAACCTTGCCCTGGCCAACTTCTTCTGGCTGCTCTCCATCGTCTTTCTTCCCTTCCCGACCAAATTGATCGCCGAGAAGAACGGTTTCGATGCCGGGGCGACGGCCACCTACGTGGGCACCATCGCCGTGTCGATGATGGCAATTTTTGCGCTTCAGGTCGTCATCGCCCACACCCCCGGCATTACCCGGCTTGTACCCGAGCACGGCCTGCGCACGGCGACAATCGGACTGGTGCTCGTCCTCATCGCGTTCGGGCTTGCCTTCACCCCGGTTGGCCTGTGGTCTTTGACCGTGCTCGCACTGACAGTGCCGATCGACCGGTTCGTCGACCGCCGTACCGCGAAGGCGGAGGAGTGA
- a CDS encoding D-glycerate dehydrogenase — protein MRKILVTAPIPAPGMDILAAAGEVELLTVDHDGLAERCASGEYSVVVSQLHDRFDRELLASANITGISNYAVGYDNIDVASATEHGITVANTPGVLTDSTADIALLLMLSTARRVIEADNFVRSGAFTGWEPELMLGSDVSGRVLGLAGFGRIARATARRALGFGMTVQFCPRPPSDREVTDDELGEFAGRVQHVAWEELVTTSDFLSLHVPLAADTHHLVDASTLRAMKNSSILINTARGPVVDEIALVTALREGVIGGAGLDVYENEPKLAPGLAGLPNVVLLPHVGSATVSVRSEMARLCAENAAAMANGAPPPHPVNPEAWVAHT, from the coding sequence ATGAGAAAAATCTTGGTCACCGCACCGATTCCCGCACCAGGGATGGACATTCTCGCCGCGGCCGGCGAGGTGGAACTGCTCACCGTCGACCACGACGGGTTGGCCGAACGCTGCGCCTCGGGGGAGTACAGCGTCGTGGTGTCACAGCTGCATGATCGGTTCGACCGCGAACTACTCGCCTCGGCGAACATCACCGGTATCTCCAACTACGCGGTCGGGTACGACAACATCGATGTTGCATCGGCAACGGAGCACGGTATCACCGTCGCCAATACTCCCGGGGTGCTGACGGATTCGACAGCGGACATTGCGCTACTACTGATGCTGTCGACGGCCAGGCGTGTGATCGAGGCAGACAACTTCGTTCGATCCGGCGCATTCACCGGATGGGAGCCAGAGCTGATGCTCGGCTCCGACGTGTCCGGACGGGTGCTCGGTCTCGCCGGCTTCGGCCGCATCGCGCGCGCTACGGCCCGTCGGGCCCTCGGTTTCGGCATGACGGTCCAGTTCTGTCCACGCCCGCCGTCCGACCGCGAGGTGACCGACGACGAGCTGGGAGAGTTCGCCGGCCGTGTCCAGCACGTAGCGTGGGAAGAGCTGGTGACGACGAGTGACTTTCTGTCGCTGCATGTTCCGCTCGCCGCCGACACACATCACCTCGTCGATGCGTCGACGTTGCGGGCGATGAAGAACTCGTCGATCCTGATCAACACTGCTCGCGGACCCGTAGTCGACGAGATTGCACTGGTCACGGCACTGCGTGAAGGCGTCATCGGTGGCGCGGGACTCGACGTGTACGAGAACGAACCCAAGCTGGCACCCGGCCTTGCCGGATTGCCCAATGTAGTGCTCCTACCGCATGTCGGAAGTGCCACGGTATCGGTGCGATCGGAGATGGCGCGACTCTGTGCCGAGAATGCGGCGGCGATGGCCAACGGCGCCCCACCTCCGCACCCGGTGAACCCCGAGGCCTGGGTAGCGCACACCTAG
- a CDS encoding hydroxymethylglutaryl-CoA lyase, producing MYQFAPSAQLRDVTMRDGLQLTGKMLSTDRKLEVIRKLLALGVPELEIGSLARGDKVPPMANTLEVVAELTVEELASCWVWVATPRHVEKAEAAGARNFQYCFSASDAHNEANIGRSTEVSLAAMPDAIDIARSVGGQIELCIATSFTCPFEGPVSEDRVLDIARDERTDGATDIVICDTLGQAVPAQVGSLISRVAAETPQRRIVFHGHDTWGLGVANTLAAISAGATLVDGSLGGLGGCPFAPGASGNTSSEDILFATRPDWLTPATLAAMVEISEQLLIDLGEPMRSKTVQGARSRQPGHASAFEWVI from the coding sequence ATGTACCAGTTCGCTCCTTCTGCGCAGCTGCGCGATGTCACGATGCGAGATGGGCTCCAGCTCACCGGCAAGATGCTCTCCACCGACCGAAAGCTGGAGGTGATCCGGAAGCTACTCGCTCTCGGGGTGCCCGAACTCGAGATCGGATCGTTGGCGCGGGGCGACAAAGTGCCACCCATGGCCAACACCCTCGAGGTGGTCGCCGAGCTCACCGTCGAGGAACTTGCTTCCTGCTGGGTATGGGTGGCTACGCCGCGCCACGTCGAGAAGGCCGAGGCAGCAGGAGCCCGCAACTTTCAATACTGCTTCTCGGCATCCGACGCACATAACGAAGCGAACATCGGACGCAGCACCGAAGTCTCACTGGCGGCCATGCCGGACGCGATCGACATCGCGCGATCGGTCGGCGGGCAGATCGAACTGTGCATCGCCACTTCCTTCACCTGTCCGTTCGAAGGGCCGGTATCGGAGGATCGAGTGCTCGATATCGCCCGCGACGAGCGAACCGACGGCGCAACGGACATCGTCATCTGCGACACCCTGGGGCAGGCAGTGCCCGCCCAGGTAGGTTCGCTGATTTCACGTGTCGCTGCAGAGACTCCGCAGCGGCGCATCGTCTTTCACGGACACGACACATGGGGTCTCGGGGTCGCGAACACGCTCGCGGCTATCTCCGCGGGAGCCACACTTGTCGACGGCTCACTCGGAGGGCTGGGCGGTTGCCCGTTCGCTCCGGGTGCCAGCGGCAACACCTCGAGTGAAGACATACTGTTTGCGACCAGACCGGACTGGCTGACTCCCGCTACCCTCGCAGCCATGGTGGAGATATCGGAACAGCTGCTGATCGATCTCGGAGAACCCATGCGTTCCAAGACAGTTCAGGGTGCACGATCGCGTCAGCCCGGTCATGCTTCCGCGTTCGAGTGGGTCATATGA
- a CDS encoding CoA transferase, producing MLPLSGVRVLELGNYIAAPTAARMLADFGAEVIKVERPGTGDEIRNWRLYSGTTSMLYRTINRNKKSIVLDLRTEQGRRDVIDLAEKCDIVLENFRPGTLEKWGLSPEVLSAKNPELIITRISAFGQTGPMSDRPGFAAVAEAYGGFRNLVGDADRPPVRVGVSIGDSIAGLYAAFGCVMALFQRQNAKSALSLSERSIDVALNESILSMMESLIPDYLAYGVERGRVGGRMEGIAPSNAYPCNDGHSIIIAGNGDAIFARYMATIDRPDLGADPELSTNAGRWSRREELDAAISDWTGLHSREDALRILDAAGVPSGPIYTAADVVADEQYKARNMIQNFVVDTGEAEPAEVGFVGIVPVIGDKSIPIRSVGPDLGEHTREVLSTLLGRTEEEMGL from the coding sequence ATGTTGCCGCTCAGTGGTGTTCGCGTCCTCGAGCTCGGAAACTACATTGCGGCACCCACCGCGGCCAGGATGCTGGCCGACTTCGGGGCCGAGGTCATCAAAGTCGAGCGCCCTGGGACGGGCGACGAGATACGTAACTGGCGGCTCTACTCCGGAACGACCTCGATGCTCTATCGGACGATCAACCGGAACAAGAAGTCGATAGTGCTCGATCTCCGCACCGAGCAAGGGCGTCGGGATGTCATCGACTTGGCGGAGAAATGCGACATCGTGTTGGAGAACTTTCGGCCGGGCACGCTCGAGAAGTGGGGGCTCTCGCCCGAAGTGCTCAGTGCGAAGAATCCAGAGTTGATCATTACCCGCATTTCGGCGTTCGGGCAGACCGGTCCGATGTCCGATCGTCCAGGTTTTGCGGCAGTCGCCGAGGCCTACGGCGGATTTCGGAATCTCGTGGGCGACGCCGATCGGCCGCCGGTCCGCGTCGGAGTCTCCATCGGTGACTCCATCGCCGGGCTGTACGCGGCGTTCGGGTGCGTCATGGCGCTGTTTCAGCGACAGAATGCGAAGTCGGCATTGTCGTTGTCGGAGCGGTCCATCGACGTTGCACTCAACGAATCGATTCTGTCCATGATGGAATCGCTCATCCCCGACTACCTCGCCTACGGCGTCGAACGTGGCCGGGTCGGTGGCCGGATGGAAGGTATCGCGCCGTCGAATGCTTACCCCTGCAACGATGGTCATTCGATCATCATCGCGGGCAACGGCGATGCGATCTTTGCGCGCTATATGGCCACGATCGACCGCCCCGACCTCGGCGCCGATCCGGAGCTGTCCACGAATGCCGGCCGTTGGAGCAGGCGCGAGGAGTTGGACGCCGCCATCTCGGATTGGACCGGGCTGCATTCGCGCGAGGACGCATTGAGGATTCTCGACGCGGCTGGTGTGCCGTCCGGCCCGATCTACACTGCAGCGGACGTCGTCGCCGACGAGCAATACAAGGCGCGCAACATGATTCAGAACTTCGTGGTGGACACCGGTGAAGCCGAACCGGCCGAGGTGGGATTCGTCGGAATCGTGCCCGTGATCGGTGACAAATCGATCCCTATCCGTTCGGTCGGGCCGGACCTCGGCGAGCACACCAGGGAAGTGCTCTCGACCCTTCTCGGTAGGACCGAAGAAGAGATGGGACTCTGA
- a CDS encoding molybdenum cofactor biosysynthesis protein, with protein sequence MVFHYRAEIVQLLVSPAHAYFGRSKDGPAADVSTELVDRVEIVANKGIRGDRFFGVKAHTEAAVTFLAAEAWEAAGDVLGTDMPDPSVARRNVVIRGVELDPLRGIEFELDSGYGKVAFRGGRPAHPCSWMDSMVIAGARKALIGRGGLRTEPLNDGVLRVGPVTLHSPVELDAAKASSQVKRAQPLR encoded by the coding sequence ATGGTTTTTCACTACCGCGCCGAGATCGTGCAACTTCTCGTATCTCCCGCCCATGCGTACTTCGGTCGTTCGAAGGACGGCCCGGCGGCGGACGTGTCCACCGAGCTGGTCGACCGTGTCGAGATCGTCGCGAACAAGGGCATCCGCGGAGATCGCTTCTTCGGGGTGAAAGCGCACACCGAGGCCGCGGTGACGTTTCTTGCCGCGGAGGCGTGGGAGGCGGCCGGTGACGTGCTCGGGACGGACATGCCCGATCCGTCCGTGGCCAGACGCAATGTGGTGATACGCGGCGTCGAACTCGATCCGCTGCGTGGCATCGAATTCGAACTCGACTCGGGCTACGGCAAGGTGGCATTCCGCGGCGGTAGGCCCGCGCATCCGTGTTCATGGATGGATTCGATGGTGATCGCCGGCGCCCGGAAAGCATTGATCGGCCGCGGCGGCTTGCGGACCGAACCGCTGAACGACGGGGTCCTGCGTGTGGGTCCGGTGACCCTGCACTCCCCGGTGGAATTGGATGCGGCAAAGGCGTCGTCGCAGGTGAAGCGAGCCCAGCCGCTGCGATAG